Proteins from a single region of Peptococcaceae bacterium:
- a CDS encoding CoA transferase: MVGPLEGIRVTDLSHVLAAPFTTMILADLGAEVIKVEPFIGDDSREFGPFVKEKEGDGVQSGYFISINRNKKSICVDLKKPEGKKILQELIKVSDVVVENFRPDTMKKLGFSFEEISRINPAAIYCSICGFGHDTPPEFASKPAYDMVAQAYSGLMSITGPEGGPPCRVGTSVGDIVAGHQAAIGILSALWYRQKTGRGQHVDSSMVDGLVYILENAIARYTILGEIPEPLGSAHPTITPFQGFETSDGWIITPIGNDKLWESFCKALKREDLLEEPDFKTNPLRTKNKQKLIPILAEVIKTKTTAEWIKIFEEFALPYSPINTVRDVVHDPVINYRKMIAEIDQPRVGKMKIVGTPFRLSETPGAVRAAAPLLGEHTDQVLKTLLNYSSEKITELREKNVIK; this comes from the coding sequence GTGGTAGGACCTTTGGAAGGAATCAGGGTAACAGACTTAAGCCATGTCCTGGCGGCGCCTTTTACCACGATGATCCTGGCGGACCTCGGCGCCGAAGTGATCAAGGTGGAACCTTTTATCGGCGACGATTCCAGGGAATTCGGCCCGTTCGTTAAAGAAAAGGAAGGCGACGGGGTGCAAAGCGGCTATTTTATCAGTATCAACAGGAATAAAAAGAGCATCTGCGTTGACCTTAAAAAACCGGAAGGGAAAAAGATACTGCAAGAACTGATAAAGGTTTCGGACGTGGTAGTGGAAAACTTCAGGCCTGATACCATGAAAAAATTGGGGTTTTCTTTTGAGGAAATCAGCAGGATCAACCCGGCGGCCATATACTGCTCCATTTGCGGCTTCGGCCATGACACCCCGCCTGAATTTGCTTCCAAGCCGGCCTACGACATGGTTGCCCAGGCCTACAGCGGACTGATGAGCATAACCGGGCCCGAGGGGGGACCGCCATGCCGGGTGGGTACTTCTGTCGGCGACATCGTGGCTGGACACCAGGCAGCCATCGGCATCTTGAGCGCCCTGTGGTACAGGCAGAAAACAGGAAGGGGCCAGCATGTCGATTCCTCAATGGTCGATGGGCTGGTTTACATCCTGGAGAATGCCATTGCCCGTTACACCATCCTGGGTGAGATTCCGGAGCCCCTGGGCAGCGCGCATCCCACGATTACGCCTTTTCAAGGGTTTGAAACCAGCGACGGCTGGATCATCACGCCTATTGGCAATGACAAGCTTTGGGAAAGTTTTTGTAAAGCGCTTAAACGGGAAGATTTGCTTGAGGAGCCTGATTTTAAAACGAATCCTCTGCGGACAAAAAATAAACAGAAATTGATTCCCATCCTGGCAGAAGTGATCAAAACGAAAACAACGGCTGAATGGATAAAAATATTCGAAGAATTTGCCCTGCCCTATTCTCCAATCAACACCGTCAGGGACGTAGTGCACGACCCGGTGATAAACTACCGGAAAATGATAGCAGAAATTGATCAGCCCAGGGTGGGAAAAATGAAAATAGTGGGGACCCCCTTCCGCCTGTCGGAAACCCCCGGCGCTGTCAGGGCTGCCGCCCCGCTC